A window of Candidatus Atribacteria bacterium genomic DNA:
ATATTAATATCATATATAATGCGAATTTATTATGACTCTTGGCTTCTATTCTCTTTTCGAGATACGATTCACGAGATACTCGATACGATATTCTTTCTACTGGTTTTTAGGGTTTGCTAAAGCGTTTCATTATAGTTATAATTATAAAAAATTTATTTAAAGGAGCAAATGAAAATTAAAACCATTATCTTTGATTTAGATGATACTTTAATTAAAACTTCCCAGTTGTATAACCAGGCGAGAGAAAAATTTTCCCTGCTCATGGAAAAAGCTGGCTTTAAGAAGGAAGAAGCATTAGCCAAACTCGATGAGATTGATATCAAAAATATATATAAACATGGTTTTGCGAAAGAGAGATATCCTTATAGCTTAGGGAAAACTTATGAGTATTTTTCCCAAAAGAATGGAAAGAAAATTAATACTGAATTAAAGAAAAAAATTGAAGAACTGGGATGGCAAGTTTTTAGACAGATTCCTGAATTAGTAGATGGAGTCTTTCGGGTATTAGATATTCTAAGTAAAAAATATTTTTTAATTCTGGCAACTTTGGGTGATCCCCAGGTTCAAGAAGAAAAAGTACAACGAAGCGGTTTAAAAAAATATTTTTCGGAAATTTATGTTTTAAAACAAAAAAATGTAGAAGAATATCAAAATATTTTAAAAAAACATCATTTAAACAAGAAGGAGACTTGGATT
This region includes:
- a CDS encoding HAD family hydrolase yields the protein MKIKTIIFDLDDTLIKTSQLYNQAREKFSLLMEKAGFKKEEALAKLDEIDIKNIYKHGFAKERYPYSLGKTYEYFSQKNGKKINTELKKKIEELGWQVFRQIPELVDGVFRVLDILSKKYFLILATLGDPQVQEEKVQRSGLKKYFSEIYVLKQKNVEEYQNILKKHHLNKKETWIVGNSVRSDLNPGLKLGLNCILIPYLSWKFEEEEPLSVNYLELDCLEKIINYL